A single window of Periophthalmus magnuspinnatus isolate fPerMag1 chromosome 9, fPerMag1.2.pri, whole genome shotgun sequence DNA harbors:
- the ascc2 gene encoding activating signal cointegrator 1 complex subunit 2 — translation MAGVPVPLDEHQVTEFDSSGLECTLPALHPKRITERLFLPYTPPPAEGSVAELEEFLEQARFITEDLEWLLALPHDLFWCQVVFDESLQRCLDSYLQLAPRSSDVSGLPSSPALAEVQSALHRAVFMTFLRMATYKESKEHFLTASAFKEIIYDNFLFDIPKIMDLCVLFGKGNSHLLHKMIENIFTQQPSYYNDLEEAIPTVSQVFESILERCGLQSGSTAAVEPMKLNAHRGPDLSSMVQQELSDLLVYLCDSTSTIHAFLEIFPQACSSFYSHGFISRLSSFYESAVPELEKVARKATFDDKGLLMELWLRLSHSCRRIVDTVHLLLHHTCLQPILEGGDNIQKCAEELLQNFTSFLPEKRFLCDYNEQFPIVDDISLLQQALPLIDETRTSYLLQGVQSAVDSIGTRRLEAPVQKREDSLWTLTQQAQKTELQPEGQPKQQAGGQPAAQNSDGAQKKQVCSLSTAELESLLSSVKDLLPDLGEGFLLACLEEYDYNSAVVINNILEERLSPSLSSLDRSMPRVPSDPLPELLDHRSNVFDDDEFDIFRRNQVDMSRIWKGRRKGESAKEMLNDKRHIEDQRKRYQSYETVVDEVSLEPGESLDYEDEYDDTYDMNQVGANDLDQDSLLRWRPFTVPQILRQGHRAEEEEEVSGEDTEEERGHNQNNVQRDQFVQDPAVLRERAEARRAAMQQRRGYRPERPSHVVGQPKGQGQSQETVLDRRKKESNKSRGANHNRRSLADRKKNKGMIPI, via the exons ATGGCGGGTGTCCCTGTACCGCTGGACGAGCACCAGGTAACAGAGTTTGACAGCTCGGGTCTGGAATGCACACTGCCCGCTTTG CATCCCAAGAGGATAACTGAGCGTCTCTTTCTGCCATACACCCCCCCACCTGCAGAGGGTTCTGTGGCTGAACTGGAGGAGTTCCTGGAGCAGGCCCGGTTCATCACCGAAGACCTGGAGTGGCTGCTGGCCCTGCCTCATGACCTCTTTTGGTGTCAG GTGGTGTTTGATGAGTCCTTGCAGAGATGTCTGGATTCGTACTTGCAGCTGGCCCCTCGTAGCTCAGATGTGTCCGGCCTCCCCTCGTCTCCTGCCCTAGCGGAGGTCCAGAGTGCTCTGCACAGAGCAGTCTTCATGACCTTTCTTAGAATGGCCACTTACAAAGAATCAAAG GAACACTTTCTCACTGCATCGGCATTTAAGGAAATAATCTACGACAACTTTCTGTTTGACATTCCAAAGATCATGGATCTGTGTGTTCTCTTTGGAAAGGGAAACAGCCACCTTCTGCACAAGATGATcg AGAACATCTTCACCCAGCAGCCATCCTACTATAATGACCTGGAAGAGGCCATTCCCACTGTGTCACAG GTGTTTGAGAGCATCCTGGAGCGCTGTGGCCTGCAGAGTGGAAGCACTGCAGCCGTGGAGCCGATGAAGCTGAATGCACACAGAGGGCCAGACCTCTCCAGCATGGTCCAGCAG GAATTGTCTGACCTGCTCGTGTACCTGTGTGACTCCACTAGCACCATCCATGCCTTCCTGGAGATCTTCCCACAGGCCTGCTCCAGCTTCTACTCCCATGGCTTCATCAGCAG GCTGAGCTCCTTCTATGAAAGCGCTGTGCCTGAACTGGAGAAGGTAGCCAGGAAAGCAACATTTGATGACAAAGG GTTGCTGATGGAGTTATGGCTGCGACTATCCCACTCGTGCAGGAGGATTGTGGACACAGTTCATCTGCTGCTGCACCACACCTGTCTCCAGCCCATTCTGGAAGG GGGAGACAATATACAAAAGTGTGCAGAAGAGCTCCTCCAGAATTTCACCTCATTTTTACCTGAGAAAAG GTTTCTGTGCGACTACAATGAGCAGTTCCCCATTGTGGATGATATCAGCCTCCTGCAGCAGGCCCTCCCTCTCAT TGATGAAACAAGGACATCATACCTGCTTCAGGGTGTGCAGAGTGCTGTGGACAGTATAGGGACAAGAAGACTGGAGGCCCCTGTCCAAAAGAGGGAAGACAGCCTATGGACGCTTACCCAACAAGCACAGAAAACAGAACTACAACCGGAGGGACAACCAAAACAACAAGCAGGGGGACAGCCAGCAGCACAGAACTCTGATGGTGCCCAAAAGAAACAG GTGTGTTCACTGAGCACCGCAGAGCTGGAATCGCTGCTCTCCTCTGTCAAGGACCTGCTGCCTGATCTGGGGGAGGGCTTCTTGCTGGCTTGCCTGGAAGAGTATGACTACAACTCCGCAGTAGTCATCAACAACATCCTAGAGGAACGTCTGAGCCCCAGTCTGAGCTCGCTGGACCGCTCCATGCCAAG AGTTCCCTCGGACCCACTGCCGGAGCTCCTTGACCACAGGTCCAATGTGTTTGACGATGATGAATTTGACATATTCCGACGAAACCAGGTGGACATGTCCCGCATCTGGAAGGGACGAAG GAAAGGGGAAAGTGCCAAGGAGATGCTGAATGACAAGCGGCACATAGAGGACCAGAGAAAGCGGTACCAGTCATATGAGACTGTGGTGGATGAGGTGAGCCTAGAACCTGGAGAGAGTCTGGACTATGAGGACGAGTACGACGACACCTACGACATGAACCAGGTCGGGGCCAATGATCTGGACCAGGACAGCCTGCTCAGATGGAG ACCCTTCACTGTGCCCCAGATCCTCCGCCAGGGACACAgagctgaggaagaggaggaggtgagtggGGAAGATACCGAAGAGGAACGTGGACACAATCAG AACAATGTGCAGCGTGACCAGTTTGTGCAGGATCCAGCAGTACTACGAGAGAGAGCTGAGGCCCGGCGAGCAGCCatgcagcagaggagagg GTACAGACCCGAACGTCCCAGCCATGTGGTGGGACAACCCAAAGGACAGGGCCAGAGCCAGGAGACGGTACTGGACCGCCGCAAGAAAGAGTCCAACAAGAGCCGCGGAGCCAACCACAATCGCCGTTCACTGGCAGACCGCAAGAAGAACAAGGGCATGATCCCTATATGA